Proteins from one Mucilaginibacter jinjuensis genomic window:
- a CDS encoding RNA polymerase sigma factor: MADKDAAFKQIFEANSKKIYHLCYGYTGDDDAANDLLQDTFLKVWQNLDKFRNQAQISTWIYRIAVNTCLTYLRSEKRQAKDELTPLLAETRREEFSEKNEQVALLYKCISKLEETERIIITMVLDELPYPEIAEISGISEGNLRVKIYRIKQKLTDLYNHYERL; this comes from the coding sequence GTGGCTGATAAAGATGCTGCCTTCAAGCAAATATTTGAAGCTAACTCCAAAAAGATATACCATTTGTGCTATGGTTACACCGGCGATGATGATGCGGCGAATGACCTGTTACAAGACACCTTTTTAAAAGTGTGGCAAAACCTGGATAAATTCCGCAACCAGGCACAAATATCAACATGGATTTACCGTATTGCAGTTAATACCTGCCTTACTTATTTGCGGTCGGAAAAAAGACAGGCAAAAGATGAACTGACTCCATTACTCGCGGAAACGCGCCGGGAAGAATTTTCGGAAAAAAATGAGCAGGTGGCTTTGCTATATAAATGTATCTCGAAACTGGAAGAGACGGAGAGGATTATAATAACGATGGTATTAGATGAGTTACCATACCCCGAAATTGCTGAAATTTCGGGTATATCAGAGGGGAACCTGCGCGTGAAGATTTATCGTATTAAACAAAAATTAACAGATTTATATAACCACTATGAAAGACTTTGA
- a CDS encoding GNAT family N-acetyltransferase — protein sequence MDPINLKKVKPSEVQTLLNVSREMFFTAFAHLNTVDDMALYAAKAFTIEKLSEELSNPDSHFYFAILNENIAGYIKLNTHTAQTEFQDPQALEIERIYVGAKFQNQQIGKQLLQFAIDKAVENKCEYIWLGVWDANHNAIRFYKRHGFQIFSSHEFMLGNDKQTDLLMKKVLEENL from the coding sequence ATGGATCCCATCAACCTCAAAAAAGTTAAACCCTCCGAAGTTCAAACCTTACTGAACGTAAGCCGCGAAATGTTTTTCACGGCTTTTGCGCATTTAAATACGGTTGATGACATGGCTCTCTATGCAGCCAAAGCATTCACCATCGAGAAGTTGAGCGAAGAATTAAGCAATCCCGATTCACATTTCTACTTTGCTATATTGAATGAAAACATAGCGGGATACATCAAACTTAACACCCACACTGCCCAAACAGAATTTCAAGATCCACAAGCTTTAGAAATAGAACGTATTTATGTAGGTGCCAAGTTTCAAAATCAGCAAATTGGCAAGCAGTTACTACAATTTGCCATAGATAAAGCGGTCGAAAACAAATGCGAATACATCTGGCTTGGCGTTTGGGATGCCAACCATAATGCCATCCGTTTTTACAAACGTCATGGTTTCCAGATATTCAGCAGCCACGAATTTATGCTGGGGAATGATAAGCAGACGGATTTGTTGATGAAGAAGGTTCTTGAAGAGAATTTATAA
- a CDS encoding dicarboxylate/amino acid:cation symporter yields MTKNKLTLFIFIALVAGVITGYIYNVKVIDKINSNISTADAQIKAIDTRLVEMKDTTVAEFKTLKTQRAAQVTIRKTNDTLREDKLTGFSVLSDIFLRLIKMVVAPLVFTTLVVGVAKVGDIAAVGRIGGKTMLWFLSATLVSLLLGMILVNLFKPGEAMHLPLPDSHLGTDIKQAGLSLREFIGHVFPKSFIEAMANNEILQIVVFALFFGVATGAIGEKGEVVIKAMDAFAHVILKITGYVMKLAPIAVFGAITVVIAKQGLGVLSTYAIFISEFYFSLLVLWLFIITAGFIVLRNRAFTLVNNIKDAILVAFSTSTSEAAYPRVLVELEKFGCNNKIVSFVLPLGYSFNLDGSMMYMTFASLFLAQSYGIHLAFSQQLSMLLILMLTSKGVAGVPRASLVVIAGTIASFGIPEAGLALLIGIDPLLDMGRSATNVLGNAMATAVVSKWEGELGEGNNERMIE; encoded by the coding sequence ATGACCAAAAATAAACTCACCTTATTTATCTTTATTGCCCTTGTTGCCGGCGTTATTACCGGTTATATCTACAACGTAAAGGTAATAGATAAAATAAACTCTAACATAAGCACGGCCGATGCGCAGATTAAAGCCATTGATACCCGCCTGGTAGAGATGAAAGACACTACTGTGGCCGAGTTCAAAACCCTAAAAACGCAAAGAGCTGCCCAGGTAACCATCCGTAAAACAAATGATACCTTACGGGAAGACAAACTAACCGGCTTTAGTGTTTTAAGCGATATATTTTTACGCCTCATTAAAATGGTAGTAGCCCCGTTGGTGTTCACCACATTGGTAGTTGGTGTGGCCAAAGTAGGCGACATTGCAGCCGTAGGCCGTATTGGTGGTAAAACCATGCTTTGGTTTTTAAGTGCTACACTGGTGTCATTATTACTAGGTATGATACTGGTTAACCTGTTTAAACCAGGCGAAGCCATGCATTTACCACTGCCCGATAGTCATTTAGGTACTGATATTAAACAGGCAGGTTTATCGCTGCGCGAGTTTATTGGGCACGTATTTCCGAAGAGCTTTATAGAAGCGATGGCTAATAATGAAATTTTACAGATTGTGGTATTCGCCTTATTTTTCGGTGTAGCCACAGGTGCTATTGGTGAGAAAGGCGAGGTGGTTATTAAGGCTATGGATGCCTTTGCTCATGTGATTTTAAAAATAACCGGTTATGTAATGAAACTGGCACCCATCGCTGTGTTTGGCGCTATCACTGTTGTTATTGCCAAACAGGGTTTAGGTGTATTATCTACATACGCCATATTTATCAGTGAGTTTTATTTCTCGCTGCTGGTACTTTGGTTATTCATCATTACAGCGGGTTTCATTGTATTACGTAACAGGGCATTTACTTTGGTTAACAATATTAAAGATGCTATCCTGGTGGCGTTCAGTACTTCAACCAGCGAAGCCGCTTACCCGCGTGTACTGGTTGAGTTAGAAAAATTTGGCTGTAATAATAAGATTGTAAGCTTTGTGCTGCCTTTGGGTTATTCCTTCAATCTTGATGGTTCTATGATGTATATGACTTTTGCTTCGCTGTTCCTGGCGCAATCGTATGGTATCCATCTGGCTTTTTCTCAGCAATTATCTATGTTACTTATCCTGATGCTTACCAGTAAAGGTGTAGCCGGTGTGCCGCGTGCATCGCTGGTGGTTATTGCAGGCACTATTGCATCATTCGGTATTCCCGAAGCTGGACTGGCCTTATTAATAGGTATCGATCCATTATTGGATATGGGCCGCTCTGCAACTAATGTGCTCGGTAATGCAATGGCTACTGCAGTGGTGAGTAAGTGGGAAGGGGAGCTGGGTGAGGGTAATAATGAGAGAATGATAGAGTGA